A DNA window from Drosophila virilis strain 15010-1051.87 chromosome 4, Dvir_AGI_RSII-ME, whole genome shotgun sequence contains the following coding sequences:
- the muc gene encoding dihydrolipoyllysine-residue acetyltransferase component of pyruvate dehydrogenase complex, mitochondrial isoform X1 has product MLRSIAAKRNELGALRAVFLRAQAVRRGANCGVRALSSTRNHLANRLTPNGKPILSRPQTLSPWSYNFARAYANLPEHIRVALPALSPTMDRGSIVGWEKKEGDKLNEGDLLCEIETDKATMGFETPEEGYLAKILVPGGSKDVPVGKLVCIIVPDQASIAAFKDFVDDAPAAAPAAAAAAPSPPPPAAAPAPAPAAAAAAAPAPAPAAPAPSPAAAPGTASAPSGGRVYASPMAKKLAETQKLRLQGKGSGVHGSLKSGDLAASQPAQKSAAKAAGAAPGARFKDIPVTNMRAVIAKRLLESKQKLPHYYVTVECQVDKLLKLRAQVNKKYEKQGARVSVNDFIIKAVGVASRKVPEANSAWMDTFIREYDDVDVSVAVSTEKGLITPIIFGADRKGVLEISKNVKELAGKARENKLQPHEFQGGTISVSNLGMFGVNQFCAVINPPQSCILAIGTTTKKLVLDPDSDKGFKEVNMLTVTLSADHRVVDGAVAAVWLKHFRDYMEDPQTMIL; this is encoded by the exons ATGTTACGCTCAATCGCTGCGAAACGAAATGAATTGGGCGCACTACGCGCCGTCTTTCTCAGAGCACAGGCGGTGCGACGTGGAGCCAACTGCGGAGTCCGAGCCTTGAGCAGCACACGCAACCATTTGGCAAACAG GTTAACACCAAATGGCAAGCCGATTCTCAGCCGACCCCAAACACTGTCGCCATGGAGCTACAATTTTGCCCGTGCCTACGCCAACTTGCCGGAGCATATACGCGTGGCGCTGCCTGCCCTGTCGCCCACCATGGATCGCGGCTCGATTGTGGGCTGGGAGAAGAAGGAGGGCGATAAGCTAAATGAAG GCGATTTGCTATGCGAAATCGAAACGGACAAGGCCACGATGGGTTTTGAGACGCCCGAGGAGGGTTATCTGGCCAAGATTTTAGTGCCCGGCGGTTCCAAGGATGTGCCCGTTGGCAAGCTGGTGTGCATCATTGTGCCCGATCAGGCCAGCATTGCGGCCTTTAAGGATTTCGTTGACGATGCTCCCGCTGCAGCaccggctgcggctgcggcagcgccTTCACCACCTccgccagcagctgcaccagctccagcacccgctgccgctgccgctgccgctcctgcaccagcgccagcagcaccCGCGCCAAGTCCAGCTGCCGCACCAGGTACCGCTTCCGCGCCAAGCGGCGGTCGTGTCTATGCAAGTCCCATGGCCAAGAAATTAGCCGAAACTCAAAAGCTGCGTTTACAAG GCAAAGGTTCCGGCGTCCATGGCTCACTTAAATCTGGTGATCTTGCAGCCTCGCAACCAGCGCAGAAGTCAGCTGCCAAGGCGGCCGGCGCAGCGCCCGGTGCCCGCTTCAAGGACATCCCAGTGACCAACATGCGCGCAGTCATTGCCAAACGCCTGCTGGAGTCCAAGCAGAAGCTGCCACACTACTATGTCACCGTCGAGTGCCAGGTGGACAAG CTATTGAAGTTGCGCGCCCAAGTGAACAAAAAGTACGAGAAGCAGGGCGCACGCGTTTCCGTCAACGATTTCATCATCAaggctgtgggcgtggccagtcGCAAGGTGCCCGAAGCCAATTCGGCGTGGATGGACACATTCATTAGGGAATACGACGATGTGGATGTGTCTGTCGCTGTCTCCACAGAAAAGGGGCTCATTACGCCCATTATCTTCGGAGCCGACCGAAAGGGTGTGCTGGAAATCTCGAAGAACGTAAAGGAGCTGGCGGGCAAGGCGCGCGAAAATAAGCTGCAGCCACATGAATTCCAGGGCGGCACCATATCCGTGTCCAATTTGGGCATGTTCG GTGTCAATCAGTTCTGCGCCGTTATCAATCCACCGCAATCCTGCATCTTGGCCATTGGCACAACAACGAAAAAACTCGTTTTGGATCCGGATAGCGATAAGGG ATTCAAGGAAGTTAATATGCTAACCGTAACGCTGAGTGCCGATCACAGAGTGGTCGATGGCGCTGTGGCTGCCGTTTGGCTTAAACATTTCCGCGACTACATGGAGGATCCACAAACTATGATACTGTAA
- the muc gene encoding dihydrolipoyllysine-residue acetyltransferase component of pyruvate dehydrogenase complex, mitochondrial isoform X2 → MLRSIAAKRNELGALRAVFLRAQAVRRGANCGVRALSSTRNHLANRLTPNGKPILSRPQTLSPWSYNFARAYANLPEHIRVALPALSPTMDRGSIVGWEKKEGDKLNEGDLLCEIETDKATMGFETPEEGYLAKILVPGGSKDVPVGKLVCIIVPDQASIAAFKDFVDDAPAAAPAAAAAAPSPPPPAAAPAPAPAAAAAAAPAPAPAAPAPSPAAAPGTASAPSGGRVYASPMAKKLAETQKLRLQASQPAQKSAAKAAGAAPGARFKDIPVTNMRAVIAKRLLESKQKLPHYYVTVECQVDKLLKLRAQVNKKYEKQGARVSVNDFIIKAVGVASRKVPEANSAWMDTFIREYDDVDVSVAVSTEKGLITPIIFGADRKGVLEISKNVKELAGKARENKLQPHEFQGGTISVSNLGMFGVNQFCAVINPPQSCILAIGTTTKKLVLDPDSDKGFKEVNMLTVTLSADHRVVDGAVAAVWLKHFRDYMEDPQTMIL, encoded by the exons ATGTTACGCTCAATCGCTGCGAAACGAAATGAATTGGGCGCACTACGCGCCGTCTTTCTCAGAGCACAGGCGGTGCGACGTGGAGCCAACTGCGGAGTCCGAGCCTTGAGCAGCACACGCAACCATTTGGCAAACAG GTTAACACCAAATGGCAAGCCGATTCTCAGCCGACCCCAAACACTGTCGCCATGGAGCTACAATTTTGCCCGTGCCTACGCCAACTTGCCGGAGCATATACGCGTGGCGCTGCCTGCCCTGTCGCCCACCATGGATCGCGGCTCGATTGTGGGCTGGGAGAAGAAGGAGGGCGATAAGCTAAATGAAG GCGATTTGCTATGCGAAATCGAAACGGACAAGGCCACGATGGGTTTTGAGACGCCCGAGGAGGGTTATCTGGCCAAGATTTTAGTGCCCGGCGGTTCCAAGGATGTGCCCGTTGGCAAGCTGGTGTGCATCATTGTGCCCGATCAGGCCAGCATTGCGGCCTTTAAGGATTTCGTTGACGATGCTCCCGCTGCAGCaccggctgcggctgcggcagcgccTTCACCACCTccgccagcagctgcaccagctccagcacccgctgccgctgccgctgccgctcctgcaccagcgccagcagcaccCGCGCCAAGTCCAGCTGCCGCACCAGGTACCGCTTCCGCGCCAAGCGGCGGTCGTGTCTATGCAAGTCCCATGGCCAAGAAATTAGCCGAAACTCAAAAGCTGCGTTTACAAG CCTCGCAACCAGCGCAGAAGTCAGCTGCCAAGGCGGCCGGCGCAGCGCCCGGTGCCCGCTTCAAGGACATCCCAGTGACCAACATGCGCGCAGTCATTGCCAAACGCCTGCTGGAGTCCAAGCAGAAGCTGCCACACTACTATGTCACCGTCGAGTGCCAGGTGGACAAG CTATTGAAGTTGCGCGCCCAAGTGAACAAAAAGTACGAGAAGCAGGGCGCACGCGTTTCCGTCAACGATTTCATCATCAaggctgtgggcgtggccagtcGCAAGGTGCCCGAAGCCAATTCGGCGTGGATGGACACATTCATTAGGGAATACGACGATGTGGATGTGTCTGTCGCTGTCTCCACAGAAAAGGGGCTCATTACGCCCATTATCTTCGGAGCCGACCGAAAGGGTGTGCTGGAAATCTCGAAGAACGTAAAGGAGCTGGCGGGCAAGGCGCGCGAAAATAAGCTGCAGCCACATGAATTCCAGGGCGGCACCATATCCGTGTCCAATTTGGGCATGTTCG GTGTCAATCAGTTCTGCGCCGTTATCAATCCACCGCAATCCTGCATCTTGGCCATTGGCACAACAACGAAAAAACTCGTTTTGGATCCGGATAGCGATAAGGG ATTCAAGGAAGTTAATATGCTAACCGTAACGCTGAGTGCCGATCACAGAGTGGTCGATGGCGCTGTGGCTGCCGTTTGGCTTAAACATTTCCGCGACTACATGGAGGATCCACAAACTATGATACTGTAA
- the LOC6628475 gene encoding clavesin-1, with protein sequence MAEVDISEEAFHLRLGYLKPETKEIARTELRETDEVKAEAIKQLREMLKATPEINYKDDDAFLTIFLRATHFYPESALEKMKSTAAFRKEYKDLVHGLQVEQVKERFIKGSVINVLKNCDQKGRRVLIVNCGKLWDPSTVPSDEMFRMLYMVHIAAQLEEETQVRGVVCIMDFDGLAMKQVKALSPSFSKRLLTFIQDAMPLRMKEVHFVKQPFIFNMVWTLFKPFVKEKLNKRMHFHGSDMKSLHKFLDPSVLPANYKGALPAIDYGGLEWFPALEQQAEYVNTWSELGPAEW encoded by the exons atggCCGAAGTGGACATCAGCGAGGAGGCTTTCCATTTGCGCCTGGGCTACCTGAAGCCGGAAACTAAGGAAATTGCCCGCACCGAGCTGCGGGAAACGGACGAGGTAAAGGCGGAGGCCATCAAGCAGCTGCGGGAAATGCTCAAAGCAACGCCAGAGATCAATTACAAGGATGACGACGCCTTTCTCACCATCTTTCTGCGCGCCACCCACTTTTATCCGGAGAGCGCTTTGGAGAAG ATGAAAAGCACCGCCGCCTTTCGCAAGGAATACAAGGATCTGGTGCATGGCCTGCAGGTGGAACAGGTGAAGGAGCGCTTCATCAAGGGCAGCGTCATCAATGTGCTGAAGAACTGCGACCAGAAGGGGCGACGCGTTCTCATTGTCAACTGTGGCAAACTGTGGGATCCCAGCACGGTGCCCAGCGATGAGATGTTCCGCATGCTGTACATGGTGCACATTGCCGCCCAGCTGGAGGAGGAGACACAAGTGCGCGGCGTTGTCTGCATCATGGACTTCGATGGCCTGGCCATGAAGCAGGTGAAGGCGCTCTCGCCCAGCTTCTCGAAGCGTCTGCTCACCTTCATACAGGACGCCATGCCGCTGCGCATGAAGGAGGTGCACTTTGTCAAGCAGCCCTTCATCTTCAACATGGTCTGGACGCTCTTCAAGCCCTTCGTCAAGGAGAAGCTAAACAAGCGC ATGCACTTCCATGGCAGCGACATGAAATCCCTGCACAAGTTCCTGGATCCCTCGGTGCTGCCGGCCAACTACAAGGGCGCCTTGCCAGCCATCGATTACGGCGGCCTCGAGTGGTTCCCCGCCCTCGAGCAGCAGGCCGAATATGTGAACACCTGGAGCGAGCTGGGACCCGCCGAATGGTAG
- the muc gene encoding dihydrolipoyllysine-residue acetyltransferase component of pyruvate dehydrogenase complex, mitochondrial isoform X3: MLRSIAAKRNELGALRAVFLRAQAVRRGANCGVRALSSTRNHLANRLTPNGKPILSRPQTLSPWSYNFARAYANLPEHIRVALPALSPTMDRGSIVGWEKKEGDKLNEGDLLCEIETDKATMGFETPEEGYLAKILVPGGSKDVPVGKLVCIIVPDQASIAAFKDFVDDAPAAAPAAAAAAPSPPPPAAAPAPAPAAAAAAAPAPAPAAPAPSPAAAPASQPAQKSAAKAAGAAPGARFKDIPVTNMRAVIAKRLLESKQKLPHYYVTVECQVDKLLKLRAQVNKKYEKQGARVSVNDFIIKAVGVASRKVPEANSAWMDTFIREYDDVDVSVAVSTEKGLITPIIFGADRKGVLEISKNVKELAGKARENKLQPHEFQGGTISVSNLGMFGVNQFCAVINPPQSCILAIGTTTKKLVLDPDSDKGFKEVNMLTVTLSADHRVVDGAVAAVWLKHFRDYMEDPQTMIL, from the exons ATGTTACGCTCAATCGCTGCGAAACGAAATGAATTGGGCGCACTACGCGCCGTCTTTCTCAGAGCACAGGCGGTGCGACGTGGAGCCAACTGCGGAGTCCGAGCCTTGAGCAGCACACGCAACCATTTGGCAAACAG GTTAACACCAAATGGCAAGCCGATTCTCAGCCGACCCCAAACACTGTCGCCATGGAGCTACAATTTTGCCCGTGCCTACGCCAACTTGCCGGAGCATATACGCGTGGCGCTGCCTGCCCTGTCGCCCACCATGGATCGCGGCTCGATTGTGGGCTGGGAGAAGAAGGAGGGCGATAAGCTAAATGAAG GCGATTTGCTATGCGAAATCGAAACGGACAAGGCCACGATGGGTTTTGAGACGCCCGAGGAGGGTTATCTGGCCAAGATTTTAGTGCCCGGCGGTTCCAAGGATGTGCCCGTTGGCAAGCTGGTGTGCATCATTGTGCCCGATCAGGCCAGCATTGCGGCCTTTAAGGATTTCGTTGACGATGCTCCCGCTGCAGCaccggctgcggctgcggcagcgccTTCACCACCTccgccagcagctgcaccagctccagcacccgctgccgctgccgctgccgctcctgcaccagcgccagcagcaccCGCGCCAAGTCCAGCTGCCGCACCAG CCTCGCAACCAGCGCAGAAGTCAGCTGCCAAGGCGGCCGGCGCAGCGCCCGGTGCCCGCTTCAAGGACATCCCAGTGACCAACATGCGCGCAGTCATTGCCAAACGCCTGCTGGAGTCCAAGCAGAAGCTGCCACACTACTATGTCACCGTCGAGTGCCAGGTGGACAAG CTATTGAAGTTGCGCGCCCAAGTGAACAAAAAGTACGAGAAGCAGGGCGCACGCGTTTCCGTCAACGATTTCATCATCAaggctgtgggcgtggccagtcGCAAGGTGCCCGAAGCCAATTCGGCGTGGATGGACACATTCATTAGGGAATACGACGATGTGGATGTGTCTGTCGCTGTCTCCACAGAAAAGGGGCTCATTACGCCCATTATCTTCGGAGCCGACCGAAAGGGTGTGCTGGAAATCTCGAAGAACGTAAAGGAGCTGGCGGGCAAGGCGCGCGAAAATAAGCTGCAGCCACATGAATTCCAGGGCGGCACCATATCCGTGTCCAATTTGGGCATGTTCG GTGTCAATCAGTTCTGCGCCGTTATCAATCCACCGCAATCCTGCATCTTGGCCATTGGCACAACAACGAAAAAACTCGTTTTGGATCCGGATAGCGATAAGGG ATTCAAGGAAGTTAATATGCTAACCGTAACGCTGAGTGCCGATCACAGAGTGGTCGATGGCGCTGTGGCTGCCGTTTGGCTTAAACATTTCCGCGACTACATGGAGGATCCACAAACTATGATACTGTAA